A DNA window from Maribellus comscasis contains the following coding sequences:
- a CDS encoding MotA/TolQ/ExbB proton channel family protein — protein sequence MNLSEMFRNGGPFMNFISFVALIAVGVTVWKIVQMATKKEYNFKLLDVVLMAGALAAASGILSQIVGIVEALKAIREAADISPQIVMEGAMVSFYAPIWGFFVLILSLIFYVILKEIIKAKQQV from the coding sequence ATGAATTTGTCAGAAATGTTTCGCAACGGAGGGCCATTTATGAATTTTATTTCATTCGTGGCATTAATTGCAGTTGGAGTAACTGTATGGAAAATTGTTCAGATGGCAACAAAAAAGGAATATAATTTTAAGTTGCTCGATGTTGTTTTAATGGCAGGTGCATTGGCAGCTGCTTCAGGGATCTTATCGCAAATTGTTGGAATTGTTGAAGCATTGAAAGCCATTCGTGAAGCTGCTGATATTTCCCCTCAAATTGTCATGGAAGGCGCAATGGTGAGTTTTTATGCGCCTATCTGGGGTTTTTTCGTGTTGATATTATCTCTGATCTTTTACGTTATCCTAAAAGAAATTATCAAAGCAAAACAACAGGTTTAA
- a CDS encoding Gfo/Idh/MocA family protein has product MDSKELNRRNFITKTTLGTIGAAGILAACSTSEKSKKDEIELPELLEQAPDGAVLKAGLIGCGGRGTGAAINFLDAGPNLQITALGDVFQDKIDNCRETLKTEKGVEIADENCFIGFDSYQKVIDSGVDIVLLCTPPHFRPVHVEAAVNARKHIFMEKPIAVDPVGARSVLASAKKAEAIGLSIISGTIRRVQKDYMETHRRVANGEIGEIVGANILRNGGALWYRNRQPDWSEMEYMLRNWVNFCWLSGDHITEQFIHEIDVMNWHLDKIPVKAIGWGGRQRRVTGDQYDFFSVEYVYDNGMRAHCAARQINGCTNRKVQQINGTKGYADAAGTLYDWEGNEIWKYPHPEDGDTESPWKVTNPYVQEHINLVTAIRTGEPVSDAEAQVNSTLITIMGRISAYTGKDVSWEEIMNSDLYLGPKTYTFGPVPGVEEKIPVVGVDNKPANG; this is encoded by the coding sequence ATGGATTCAAAAGAGTTAAACCGCAGAAATTTTATTACAAAAACAACATTAGGAACGATTGGGGCAGCAGGAATTCTGGCTGCGTGTTCCACTTCTGAAAAATCAAAAAAAGACGAAATAGAGTTGCCGGAGTTACTTGAACAGGCACCTGACGGAGCGGTTTTAAAAGCCGGCTTAATCGGTTGCGGAGGCCGGGGGACAGGTGCAGCCATTAATTTTTTGGATGCCGGTCCAAATTTGCAAATAACGGCTTTGGGAGATGTTTTTCAGGATAAAATTGACAATTGCCGAGAAACATTAAAAACAGAAAAAGGGGTTGAAATTGCCGATGAAAACTGTTTTATCGGTTTTGATAGTTACCAAAAAGTTATTGATTCGGGTGTTGATATCGTTTTACTTTGTACACCTCCGCATTTTCGCCCGGTACATGTTGAGGCAGCAGTCAATGCCAGAAAACATATTTTTATGGAAAAGCCGATTGCAGTTGATCCGGTTGGAGCCCGTTCGGTTCTGGCATCTGCAAAAAAGGCAGAAGCAATTGGCTTAAGTATCATCAGCGGAACAATCCGGCGCGTACAAAAAGATTATATGGAAACGCACCGACGTGTTGCCAACGGAGAGATAGGAGAGATTGTCGGGGCAAACATACTTCGTAACGGTGGTGCACTTTGGTATCGTAACCGCCAGCCCGACTGGAGCGAAATGGAGTATATGCTGCGTAACTGGGTGAATTTTTGCTGGTTGTCGGGCGATCATATTACCGAGCAATTTATTCATGAAATAGATGTGATGAACTGGCATTTGGATAAAATACCGGTAAAAGCAATTGGCTGGGGAGGAAGACAACGAAGGGTAACCGGAGACCAGTACGATTTTTTTAGCGTTGAGTATGTTTATGATAACGGGATGAGGGCGCATTGTGCCGCCCGTCAGATAAATGGATGTACGAATCGTAAAGTTCAGCAAATAAATGGTACAAAAGGATATGCCGATGCAGCGGGTACTTTGTACGATTGGGAAGGAAATGAAATCTGGAAATATCCTCACCCCGAAGACGGAGATACAGAATCGCCGTGGAAAGTAACCAATCCTTATGTACAGGAGCACATCAACCTGGTAACGGCTATCCGCACGGGAGAACCTGTAAGTGATGCCGAAGCTCAGGTCAATTCAACACTGATTACCATTATGGGGAGAATCTCGGCGTATACAGGGAAAGATGTTAGCTGGGAGGAAATTATGAATTCCGATTTATATCTTGGTCCGAAAACCTATACATTTGGCCCGGTTCCGGGAGTTGAAGAAAAAATTCCGGTGGTTGGCGTAGACAATAAACCTGCTAATGGATAA
- the fabF gene encoding beta-ketoacyl-ACP synthase II, translating to MELRRVVITGLGTVNPLGNTVDEYWENLKNGVSGAAPIEKFDAAKHKTQFACEVKNFDPELYGMARKDSRKYDLYTQYAFASTDLAVKDSGLNLEEIDHDRAGVIWGAGIGGLQTFFEEARNYKDENPRFSPFFIPKMIANIAGGLLSIKYGFRGPNFTTVTACASASHAMIEAFNMIRLGKADIMITGGSEAGVNEAGIAGFNSMRAISTRNDDPKTASRPFDKDRDGFVMGEGSAAFIFEDYESAVKRGAKIYAEMGGGGMSADAFHMTAPDPEGKGANLVMKWALEDAGITVNDVDYINVHGTSTPLGDIAEPKAIIKTFGEHAYKLAISSTKSMTGHLLGAAGAVEGLASILAINNSLIPPTINHFTDDPEIDSNLDFTFNVAKKREINVAISNTFGFGGHNATLVFKKL from the coding sequence ATGGAATTAAGGCGGGTAGTAATAACCGGTTTAGGAACTGTTAATCCTTTGGGAAACACCGTTGATGAATACTGGGAAAATCTGAAAAACGGGGTTAGCGGTGCTGCACCTATTGAAAAATTTGATGCAGCGAAGCACAAAACCCAATTTGCCTGCGAGGTAAAAAACTTTGATCCTGAACTTTACGGGATGGCAAGAAAGGATAGTCGCAAATACGATTTGTACACACAATATGCATTTGCGAGTACCGACCTGGCTGTTAAAGACTCAGGGTTAAACCTTGAAGAGATTGACCATGACAGAGCTGGTGTTATCTGGGGAGCGGGAATAGGCGGACTTCAAACTTTTTTTGAAGAAGCCAGAAACTATAAAGATGAAAACCCCCGGTTCTCTCCATTCTTTATTCCCAAAATGATTGCGAATATAGCCGGTGGACTATTATCGATAAAATACGGTTTTAGAGGACCTAATTTTACCACAGTTACTGCCTGCGCGTCTGCTTCCCATGCTATGATTGAAGCATTTAACATGATTCGTCTGGGGAAAGCAGATATTATGATTACAGGTGGTTCGGAAGCCGGTGTAAACGAAGCAGGAATCGCCGGCTTTAATTCTATGAGAGCCATCTCAACCCGTAACGATGACCCGAAAACAGCATCAAGGCCTTTTGATAAGGATCGTGATGGATTTGTTATGGGTGAAGGTTCTGCAGCTTTCATTTTTGAAGATTATGAAAGCGCGGTAAAACGGGGAGCTAAAATTTATGCTGAAATGGGTGGCGGAGGAATGTCTGCTGACGCATTTCATATGACTGCTCCGGACCCGGAAGGAAAAGGTGCAAACCTGGTTATGAAATGGGCTTTGGAAGATGCTGGAATTACGGTGAATGACGTCGATTACATCAATGTACACGGTACTTCTACTCCGCTTGGAGATATTGCTGAACCAAAGGCTATTATCAAAACATTTGGCGAACATGCTTATAAATTAGCAATCAGTTCAACAAAATCAATGACCGGGCATTTACTGGGTGCAGCAGGTGCAGTTGAAGGCCTGGCAAGTATTTTGGCCATTAACAACAGTTTGATTCCACCAACAATAAACCATTTCACCGACGATCCTGAAATTGACAGCAATTTGGATTTCACATTCAATGTTGCCAAAAAGCGTGAAATAAATGTTGCAATCAGCAACACATTTGGTTTTGGCGGACACAATGCAACTTTAGTTTTCAAAAAACTATAG
- a CDS encoding cation diffusion facilitator family transporter, with amino-acid sequence MELKDKYIRREGWLSIFGNIFLFGLKYWAGLATGSLALIADAWHTLSDSVSSVIVLIGGKISRKPADDDHPFGHGRAEHIAAIIIGVLLAIVAFDFAVGAIEKFGTKEKTTFGPIAWIATIISIIVKEGMSQYAFRGAKKTGSSILKADGWHHRTDALSSVVILIGIAVGNYFWWTDAVLSFIVALMIGWASYEILSKDIKSLLGESPSDEHLIAIREIAQNACRQPIHLHHIHLHNYGNHTELSCHIKLPPEMPLNEAHDICTKIEVALKNKFGYMSTIHPEPITWENPNI; translated from the coding sequence ATGGAACTAAAAGATAAATATATTCGCCGCGAAGGATGGCTTTCCATTTTCGGAAATATTTTTCTTTTTGGGCTAAAATATTGGGCAGGCCTGGCAACCGGATCGCTGGCGTTAATTGCCGATGCCTGGCATACTTTGTCTGATTCCGTTTCATCGGTTATTGTATTAATCGGAGGAAAAATTTCAAGGAAGCCTGCGGATGATGATCATCCTTTTGGGCATGGAAGGGCTGAACACATTGCAGCAATAATTATTGGTGTTTTACTTGCTATTGTAGCTTTTGATTTTGCTGTTGGCGCTATTGAAAAATTTGGCACAAAAGAAAAAACAACATTTGGACCCATTGCGTGGATTGCAACAATAATTTCGATAATTGTAAAAGAAGGGATGTCGCAATATGCTTTCCGGGGAGCAAAAAAAACCGGTTCTTCAATTCTTAAAGCCGATGGCTGGCATCATCGGACGGACGCACTTTCGTCGGTAGTCATTTTAATTGGTATTGCCGTTGGGAACTATTTCTGGTGGACCGATGCGGTTTTGAGTTTTATTGTAGCCTTAATGATAGGCTGGGCAAGCTATGAAATTCTATCAAAAGATATCAAATCTTTGCTGGGCGAAAGTCCTTCGGATGAGCATTTAATCGCGATTCGGGAAATTGCCCAGAACGCGTGCAGGCAACCCATACATCTTCACCACATACATTTACACAATTACGGGAACCACACCGAATTAAGCTGTCATATAAAACTCCCTCCGGAAATGCCTCTAAATGAAGCACATGACATTTGCACTAAAATTGAAGTCGCGTTAAAAAACAAATTTGGATACATGTCAACCATCCACCCGGAACCTATCACGTGGGAAAATCCGAATATATAG
- a CDS encoding sensor histidine kinase: MKFHFHQIKNIFHKSIITRIALHVIFWVFVGSFYFITFNNNSEIRAVSYILSVGLLPVAFFEAYFFNYILIPKFLEQKRYGRFFLFSFYTVLTSIWLSFLIVMFTLIFILERDASLDPAVLHPELQVISLNFIVFLAISIKQVKRAFYMQIEKNEIEKNILTSELKLKEAELKLLKAQVHPHFLFNTLNNLYGLTLEKSDDAPKLVLQLSEILDYILYRCDDKKVPLSEELNNLKNYIEIEKIRYSKKLELKTEFPQKSNSLKIAPLILLPFVENAFKHGVSNFPGVAFVKIEINIVSKNLIFNIKNSKNHLIKKETNYKKGIGLVNVKKRLDLLYPEKYILSIDEQAETFSVNLTLELEV, encoded by the coding sequence ATGAAATTTCATTTTCATCAAATAAAAAATATTTTCCATAAATCAATAATAACAAGAATTGCACTTCATGTAATTTTTTGGGTATTTGTAGGCTCTTTTTACTTCATAACGTTTAACAACAACAGCGAAATCAGGGCCGTTTCTTATATTCTTTCTGTTGGATTGTTACCTGTTGCATTTTTTGAAGCTTACTTTTTTAATTATATCCTGATTCCTAAATTCCTGGAACAAAAACGATATGGAAGATTCTTCCTTTTCAGCTTTTATACTGTTTTAACCTCTATATGGCTGTCATTTTTGATAGTAATGTTTACCTTAATTTTTATTTTAGAAAGAGATGCCTCGCTGGATCCAGCTGTTTTACATCCCGAATTACAGGTAATTTCATTGAACTTTATTGTTTTTCTTGCTATTTCAATAAAACAAGTCAAAAGGGCATTTTATATGCAAATTGAAAAGAATGAAATAGAAAAAAATATTCTGACAAGTGAACTAAAACTGAAGGAGGCAGAACTGAAATTATTAAAAGCACAGGTTCATCCTCATTTTTTATTTAATACTTTGAATAATTTGTACGGCCTTACTTTGGAAAAATCGGACGACGCACCAAAACTTGTTTTGCAACTTTCAGAAATTCTGGATTATATCCTGTACCGGTGCGACGACAAAAAAGTACCTCTTTCAGAAGAATTAAATAACTTAAAGAACTATATAGAAATAGAAAAAATCCGGTATTCGAAAAAACTGGAGTTAAAAACTGAATTCCCACAAAAAAGTAATTCTCTGAAAATTGCACCGCTTATTCTGCTCCCTTTTGTTGAAAATGCATTTAAACACGGCGTAAGTAATTTTCCCGGCGTTGCTTTTGTAAAAATCGAGATTAATATTGTCAGTAAGAATCTGATTTTCAATATTAAAAATTCAAAAAATCATTTAATTAAAAAGGAGACTAACTATAAAAAAGGAATTGGCCTTGTAAATGTCAAGAAACGGCTTGATTTACTCTATCCTGAAAAATATATTCTTAGTATTGACGAGCAGGCAGAAACATTTTCTGTAAATTTAACTTTGGAACTGGAGGTTTAA
- a CDS encoding 3-keto-disaccharide hydrolase, whose translation MKEIVVFIFCLLLAGNGFAQTPLFQFGNEVTLEDVQIDKKTKGETLKWFQVNTENNTWKVKRDELICTGHPIGVIRSEKKYTNFIMHIEWKHMEAGGNSGTFVWSDAVPGDNRLPNGVEVQMLELDWVNLNTRNGEKPPVAYVHGELFGVGGVEVVPDNPRGKRSKSVENRCKGKGEWNTYDVVCVDGTIKLSVNGKFVNGISQSSKRNGFICLESEGAEIHFRNLKIIELP comes from the coding sequence ATGAAAGAGATAGTTGTTTTTATCTTTTGCCTCTTGTTGGCAGGAAACGGGTTTGCTCAGACTCCTCTTTTTCAATTTGGCAATGAAGTGACATTGGAGGATGTTCAGATTGATAAAAAAACAAAGGGAGAGACTTTGAAATGGTTTCAGGTAAATACCGAAAACAATACATGGAAAGTAAAAAGAGACGAGCTGATTTGTACAGGACACCCCATTGGCGTTATCCGCAGTGAAAAAAAGTACACGAATTTTATCATGCATATTGAATGGAAACACATGGAGGCCGGTGGGAATTCAGGAACCTTTGTATGGAGCGATGCGGTGCCCGGAGATAATCGTTTACCAAACGGTGTTGAAGTACAAATGCTGGAACTCGACTGGGTTAATCTCAACACAAGAAACGGAGAAAAACCGCCGGTTGCATATGTCCACGGAGAGTTGTTTGGCGTAGGAGGTGTGGAAGTGGTTCCCGACAATCCAAGGGGGAAACGGAGTAAATCGGTTGAAAACCGTTGCAAGGGGAAAGGAGAGTGGAATACTTATGATGTGGTTTGCGTGGATGGAACGATAAAACTTTCGGTAAATGGGAAGTTTGTCAACGGAATAAGTCAATCGTCTAAAAGAAATGGTTTTATCTGTCTGGAATCGGAGGGAGCTGAAATCCACTTCAGAAATTTAAAAATTATAGAATTACCATAG
- a CDS encoding carcinine hydrolase/isopenicillin-N N-acyltransferase family protein, translated as MRKTLILFCIILLSGFLHISFGCTIFTASSNSTVLAGNNEDMCTTNTVIHIIPPSDTKFGRIFWGFKGDGNYQGGMNEHGLFFDGASTPAVEMSGWNLPEYQGRYIFETVLEKCKTVEEAIEFVQKYSQPYLKFSHILVADAKGGAVVFEWGNNRMNYIRKGDDNFLIATNFNLTETFHPEKECNRYATAKKMLSENEPSVSLFEEILSLTHAEGKFPTVYSNLCDLKKRKMYLYNFHNFSFRKAFDLQNEFEKGEKKYLVRSFFPQTNAELIFRYMSDCVDNFEDLPSHSITFKVNAKKPFENSKLYLQGNARELGDWDEPGVEMEKQTGSVFQKTISLKEGKLFAYTFATEKGECVLLGLNNQKIGEEVMEVKSDTTIVVDVLDWKRIK; from the coding sequence ATGAGAAAGACACTAATTCTTTTTTGTATCATTCTTTTATCCGGATTTTTACACATTTCTTTTGGATGTACAATCTTTACGGCTTCTTCAAACAGTACTGTGCTGGCCGGGAACAACGAAGATATGTGTACAACAAATACAGTCATTCATATTATTCCGCCTTCGGACACAAAATTTGGCAGAATTTTTTGGGGATTTAAAGGTGATGGAAATTATCAGGGAGGAATGAATGAACACGGTTTGTTTTTTGACGGAGCCAGCACGCCAGCAGTTGAAATGAGTGGGTGGAATTTGCCTGAGTATCAGGGACGGTATATTTTCGAAACTGTTCTGGAAAAGTGTAAAACCGTGGAGGAAGCCATTGAGTTTGTTCAAAAGTATTCGCAACCGTATTTAAAATTTAGTCACATCCTGGTTGCTGATGCAAAAGGCGGCGCTGTTGTTTTTGAGTGGGGAAACAATAGAATGAATTATATTCGAAAAGGTGACGATAATTTTTTGATAGCAACAAACTTTAATCTTACAGAAACATTTCATCCGGAAAAAGAGTGTAACAGATACGCAACAGCAAAAAAAATGCTCTCTGAAAATGAGCCTTCTGTTTCGTTATTCGAGGAAATATTATCCTTGACTCATGCTGAAGGGAAATTTCCTACCGTTTATTCCAATCTCTGTGATTTAAAAAAACGAAAAATGTACTTGTATAATTTTCACAATTTCAGTTTTCGGAAAGCGTTCGACCTTCAAAACGAATTTGAAAAAGGAGAAAAAAAATATCTTGTTCGTTCTTTTTTCCCGCAAACCAATGCAGAACTTATTTTTCGGTATATGAGTGATTGTGTTGATAATTTTGAGGATTTGCCCTCTCATTCAATCACATTTAAAGTAAATGCCAAAAAGCCATTTGAAAACAGTAAATTATACCTGCAAGGTAATGCCCGGGAACTAGGCGATTGGGATGAACCAGGAGTTGAGATGGAAAAACAAACGGGGAGTGTTTTTCAGAAAACGATTTCTTTAAAAGAGGGTAAGTTGTTTGCTTATACGTTTGCAACAGAGAAGGGAGAGTGCGTTCTGCTTGGGCTTAATAATCAGAAGATTGGAGAAGAAGTAATGGAAGTAAAATCGGACACAACAATTGTTGTCGATGTATTGGATTGGAAGAGGATTAAATAA
- the rnc gene encoding ribonuclease III, translating into MVRKIVQRVKLFSSSRKEFYLFLKEILGFYPGNLKLYDLAFIHKSASTIDSQGNYVNNERLEYLGDAILGAIIADFLYNRFPQEDEGFLTKTRSKLVNRTFLTKLTYDMGLNVFIDSNTTKNIDSSHIYGDALEALIGAIYLDKDYQTAKYFVTKKILSQFVNLNEIEQKDTNFKSQLIEWSQKNKKEVVFQTTEETSERNKQPRFIATVEVENVEIGKGEGTSKKEAQQNAARQTLEKLDYLHFQ; encoded by the coding sequence GTGGTTAGAAAAATAGTACAACGGGTAAAACTCTTTTCGTCCTCTCGGAAAGAGTTTTACTTGTTTCTAAAGGAGATACTTGGTTTCTATCCCGGAAATTTAAAATTATACGACCTTGCATTTATTCATAAATCAGCTTCTACCATCGATTCGCAAGGCAACTATGTGAATAACGAAAGGCTGGAGTATTTGGGAGACGCTATTTTGGGAGCCATCATTGCCGACTTTTTGTATAACAGATTTCCGCAGGAAGATGAAGGATTTCTTACCAAAACCCGATCAAAGCTGGTAAACCGTACCTTTTTAACCAAGCTGACCTACGACATGGGGCTTAACGTGTTTATCGATTCAAATACCACTAAAAATATCGACAGCAGCCATATTTACGGTGATGCTCTGGAAGCTTTAATTGGAGCCATTTATCTTGACAAGGATTACCAAACAGCGAAATATTTCGTAACAAAAAAAATCCTTTCACAATTTGTTAATCTGAACGAGATTGAACAAAAAGACACCAACTTTAAAAGCCAGTTAATAGAGTGGAGTCAGAAAAATAAAAAAGAAGTTGTATTTCAAACAACCGAAGAAACAAGTGAACGCAACAAACAACCCCGTTTTATTGCCACTGTTGAGGTAGAAAATGTTGAGATAGGAAAAGGAGAAGGTACATCCAAAAAGGAAGCGCAACAAAATGCTGCCCGCCAAACGCTGGAAAAGCTGGATTATTTACATTTTCAGTAG
- a CDS encoding RNA polymerase sigma factor, which translates to MNQLNNINDKDLCKRIKSGEKDAFRKLFEKYAPGIYNFSFTYLKNNADAEELVQNVFLKVWEHRTALDSTQNLKSFIFKIAVNTIYDFIRRKNIEHAFEDYARLNYESKENNTWHSVIFEEMKQNLHKLVAQLPEQQQKIFQLSKLEGLTNDEIAQTLNLSKRTVENHLYRALVFLKKHFKSESFVALLFFYLFCG; encoded by the coding sequence TTGAACCAGCTAAATAATATAAACGACAAGGATCTGTGTAAAAGGATTAAAAGCGGTGAAAAAGATGCTTTTCGGAAACTCTTTGAAAAATATGCTCCAGGAATATATAATTTCTCGTTTACCTATTTAAAAAATAACGCTGACGCTGAAGAACTGGTTCAAAATGTATTTTTAAAAGTTTGGGAGCACCGAACAGCGCTCGACTCAACACAAAACCTGAAATCTTTTATTTTTAAAATCGCCGTAAATACCATCTACGACTTTATACGGCGAAAAAACATCGAACACGCTTTTGAAGATTACGCCAGACTAAATTATGAAAGCAAAGAAAATAATACGTGGCATTCAGTAATCTTTGAGGAAATGAAACAGAATCTCCACAAACTGGTTGCACAGTTACCCGAACAGCAGCAAAAAATTTTTCAACTAAGCAAGCTTGAAGGATTAACCAACGACGAAATAGCACAAACATTAAACCTCTCAAAACGCACGGTTGAAAACCATTTGTACAGGGCGCTCGTGTTTTTAAAAAAACACTTTAAAAGTGAGTCTTTTGTGGCCCTGCTTTTCTTTTATCTGTTTTGCGGATAA
- a CDS encoding lipid-A-disaccharide synthase N-terminal domain-containing protein: MNEYLIYSLGFLAQILFFVRTIAQWFKSEQEGEVYSPVVYWQISLVGSILMLTYGILRNDFAIVIGQFLVYSIYIRNLQLKKAWKRMPLFSRILAVVIPLIYLAWLIFSGNFNAIFKNENVSVFWMIWGTTAQLIFISRFFYQWIYSEKEKESLLPLGFWLISTTGSLMIFTYAVYRLDPVLFAAHSLGLFIYFRNILLHFGKGSLFSKLNKIPFLNKFITRVSDKIK; the protein is encoded by the coding sequence ATGAACGAGTATTTGATTTATTCACTGGGTTTTTTAGCTCAAATTCTGTTTTTTGTAAGAACCATTGCCCAATGGTTTAAATCGGAACAGGAAGGCGAAGTATATTCTCCGGTTGTATACTGGCAAATCAGTCTGGTTGGTTCCATCCTGATGCTCACGTATGGAATACTGCGAAATGATTTTGCAATTGTAATCGGCCAATTTCTGGTTTATTCCATTTACATACGCAATCTCCAGTTAAAAAAAGCCTGGAAGCGAATGCCGTTATTTTCAAGGATACTTGCGGTGGTAATACCTCTGATTTATCTGGCGTGGTTGATTTTTTCAGGTAATTTTAATGCCATTTTTAAAAATGAAAATGTTTCGGTATTCTGGATGATTTGGGGTACTACGGCTCAACTTATTTTTATATCACGCTTTTTCTACCAGTGGATATATTCAGAAAAAGAAAAGGAGTCTTTGCTGCCGCTTGGTTTTTGGCTTATCAGTACCACCGGTTCATTAATGATTTTTACGTACGCAGTTTATCGTTTGGATCCGGTACTTTTTGCTGCTCATAGCCTGGGGCTTTTTATTTATTTCAGAAATATTCTGTTACATTTTGGAAAGGGAAGCCTGTTTTCCAAACTAAACAAAATTCCGTTTTTAAATAAATTTATTACCAGGGTGTCCGATAAAATAAAATAA
- a CDS encoding LytR/AlgR family response regulator transcription factor, producing the protein MYNCLIIDDEPIAIRVIKNHLSAFTDFAVVAECNNALEAMSVLSKEKIDLLFCDIQMPQITGVDFVRSLAHPPKVIFTTAYRDYAIEAFELNVIDYLLKPISFERFAKAINNFLELESLQNGKNSEIKENLNDNRNFIFLKADKKHYKVDLCDILYFESLGDYVIAYTINNKIVTKERISFMAETLPESQFIQIHRSYIVSIQKIESLGSGFVEIAKKKLPVGRSYRPVLSRLLDNNN; encoded by the coding sequence ATGTATAATTGCCTGATTATTGACGACGAACCCATTGCAATCAGGGTTATTAAAAACCACCTTTCGGCTTTTACTGATTTTGCTGTTGTTGCAGAATGTAATAACGCACTGGAGGCGATGTCTGTCCTTTCAAAAGAAAAAATTGATTTGCTGTTCTGTGATATTCAAATGCCGCAAATCACCGGAGTCGACTTTGTTCGGTCACTGGCTCATCCTCCAAAAGTAATTTTTACAACAGCTTACCGCGATTATGCAATCGAAGCATTTGAATTAAATGTAATAGACTATCTGCTAAAACCCATCTCTTTTGAAAGATTTGCAAAAGCCATTAACAATTTTCTTGAACTCGAATCTCTGCAAAACGGAAAAAATTCAGAAATAAAAGAAAACTTAAACGACAATCGTAATTTTATTTTTCTGAAAGCGGATAAAAAACATTACAAAGTTGATTTATGTGACATTTTATACTTTGAAAGCCTGGGCGACTATGTGATTGCATATACCATCAACAATAAAATTGTAACAAAGGAAAGAATCAGTTTTATGGCTGAAACACTACCTGAGAGTCAGTTTATCCAAATCCACAGAAGTTATATTGTATCCATTCAGAAGATAGAATCGCTTGGGTCTGGTTTTGTCGAAATCGCCAAAAAAAAGTTACCGGTAGGAAGAAGTTACAGGCCTGTACTTTCCAGACTACTTGATAACAATAACTAA